A section of the Leptospira kobayashii genome encodes:
- a CDS encoding amidohydrolase, with translation MPTIKISIYQKNIHKRFTKDEIGKIALARANFLLLPESFPFFFQADSPSAAAKHEKEYQDHLLEISETFKGVILGGTHYRKNEEDKLVSASPIVQSVVLVDFYEKKTLGPEETELSPGQTESIFIMGGLRFGILVGEDINNQSIWDHFEKDKIEVIFHLSSEQGVRSYEEDLEFFAGLSKKTKTHIIRVCGVSENKKGRSLYASPSGVNWKVGKMEEDKEVFKTLSVTVTSNFFL, from the coding sequence ATTTCTATTTATCAAAAGAATATTCACAAGCGATTCACAAAAGACGAAATAGGAAAGATAGCTCTTGCCAGGGCTAATTTCCTTCTTTTACCGGAAAGTTTTCCTTTTTTCTTCCAAGCGGATTCTCCCAGTGCCGCGGCCAAACATGAAAAAGAATACCAAGATCATTTGCTTGAAATTTCAGAAACATTCAAAGGCGTCATACTCGGAGGAACCCATTACAGAAAGAATGAAGAAGACAAATTGGTGTCCGCTTCCCCCATCGTTCAATCCGTAGTTTTAGTCGATTTTTACGAAAAAAAGACGTTGGGACCGGAAGAAACGGAATTATCTCCAGGCCAAACAGAATCCATTTTTATTATGGGTGGTCTTCGGTTCGGGATTTTGGTTGGAGAGGATATTAATAACCAGTCTATTTGGGATCATTTTGAAAAAGATAAAATCGAAGTGATTTTTCATCTTTCTTCGGAACAAGGTGTAAGATCCTATGAAGAAGATTTGGAGTTTTTTGCAGGTCTTTCCAAGAAGACGAAGACTCACATTATACGTGTTTGTGGGGTTTCTGAAAATAAGAAAGGAAGGAGTTTGTATGCATCTCCTTCCGGAGTAAACTGGAAAGTGGGAAAAATGGAAGAAGACAAAGAGGTTTTTAAAACTCTCTCTGTCACGGTTACTTCCAATTTCTTTTTATAA